CATGTCGGCGATGTAGAGCGTGACCTCTTTACCTGTGAAGGGTACGGTCCAGCTCTCCCCGAACGGTACGGCCACGAAAACCGCCATTGCCGGAACGAGGGCGATCAGCGGGGCGAGCTTGAAGAGCACCCTGTCCGCCTTATACGGGACGATGTCCTCCTTCAAGAGCATCTTCACCGCGTCGGCAAAGGGCTGGAGCAACCCGTGCGGGCCCACCCGGTAGGGGCCGAGCCGGGCCTGTATGTGCCCTGCGACCTTCCTCTCGACCCAGGTAAGCGGAAGGGGCAGGGAGAAGAGGACCATGGTCACGACCACGACCTTAACCCCTATAAGGACGACCTCCATTATGGTTGCTGTGTCCGGCAACTAACGCTTCCTCCCCCACATGTAGTTGACCATCTCCATGTAGCGCGTATTCATCCCACGCACTATCGAGTGTATGGTGAAGACGATGTTCTTCATAAGCTTATAGATAATCCTCGGGTGCCCGTCGACGAGCCCTTCGAACTTACCCCTGTCCATCACGTAGGCCTCGATGTCGGATATGGCCACGATCGTGGCCGACCGGGGCCTGCCGTCGAGGAAGCTCATCTCGCCGAATATCTCCCCGTCCTTCATGACCGTAAGGGTAAGGAGCTCTCCGTCCGGGGCCATCTTGCAGGCCTTTACCTCACCCCTCCTTATTATATAGAGTGA
This region of Thermodesulfobacteriota bacterium genomic DNA includes:
- a CDS encoding complex I subunit 1 family protein — translated: MEVVLIGVKVVVVTMVLFSLPLPLTWVERKVAGHIQARLGPYRVGPHGLLQPFADAVKMLLKEDIVPYKADRVLFKLAPLIALVPAMAVFVAVPFGESWTVPFTGKEVTLYIADMNVGVLYILAISGLTVYGIIFGGWASNSKYSVLGGLRSAAQMISYEVALTFACVGVVMMTNSLSLVEIVRAQSGGLLNWNVFYLPMGVPVGPVWFIIFFIAGLA
- a CDS encoding cyclic nucleotide-binding domain-containing protein; amino-acid sequence: MVDPNTLRHIPFFADLSDEERATVAEIIEEEEFKVGDTIFKESEGGQSLYIIRRGEVKACKMAPDGELLTLTVMKDGEIFGEMSFLDGRPRSATIVAISDIEAYVMDRGKFEGLVDGHPRIIYKLMKNIVFTIHSIVRGMNTRYMEMVNYMWGRKR